A stretch of Canis lupus familiaris isolate Mischka breed German Shepherd chromosome 11, alternate assembly UU_Cfam_GSD_1.0, whole genome shotgun sequence DNA encodes these proteins:
- the OR2T26 gene encoding olfactory receptor family 2 subfamily T member 26, whose translation MVWAGNQTLISQFILLGLFTHSPLHLLLFSIIIVMFLVALSGNGLMILLINVDSRLHSPMYFFLSWLSLMDLMLISTIVPRMATNFFLGHGSISFTGCGLQILFFLTLLGDECFLLAFMAYDRYVAISNPLRYSVVMSRRVCWLMVAGSWLFGLVDGLIQAIFTLRFPYCGSQEIDHFFCEVPAILKLACADTSLYETMIYVCCILMLLLPFSVISASYLRILVAVLHMRSAEGRQKAFATCSSHMAVVSLFYGAAMITYMRPQAYHSSKQDKVVSAFYTMVTPMLNPLIYSLRNKEVAEALRKLLGRCPCRGGQG comes from the coding sequence ATGGTCTGGGCGGGAAACCAGACTCTCATCTCCCAGTTCATCCTCCTGGGCCTTTTCACCCACTCCCCACTGCACCTCCTCCTTTTTTCCATCATCATAGTAATGTTCCTGGTGGCCCTCTCTGGCAATGGGCTCATGATCCTCCTCATAAATGTTGACTCCCGCCTGCACagccccatgtacttcttcctcagctGGCTGTCACTCATGGACCTTATGCTCATCTCCACCATTGTGCCACGGATGGCCACCAACTTCTTCCTGGGCCATGGATCCATCTCCTTCACAGGCTGTGGGCTCCAGATcctcttctttctcactctcctgGGGGATGAATGCTTCCTGCTGGCCttcatggcctatgaccgctatgtggccatcagCAACCCACTGAGGTACTCAGTGGTCATGAGCCGCCGTGTCTGCTGGCTTATGGTGGCAGGGTCCTGGCTCTTTGGCCTGGTGGATGGACTGATCCAGGCCATTTTTACCCTGCGTTTCCCTTACTGTGGCTCACAGGAGATCGACCACTTCTTCTGTGAGGTCCCTGCCATACTGAAGTTGGCCTGTGCTGACACCTCCCTCTATGAGACCATGATCTATGTCTGTTGTATCCTAATGCTgctcctgcctttctctgtcaTCTCGGCTTCCTACCTGCGGATCCTGGTAGCAGTGCTCCACATGCGTTCTGCTGAAGGTCGACAGAAGGCCTTTGCTACCTGCTCCTCTCACATGGCAGTGGTCTCTCTCTTTTATGGGGCTGCCATGATCACCTACATGCGGCCTCAGGCATACCACTCCTCCAAGCAGGACAAGGTGGTCTCGGCTTTCTATACAATGGTCACCCCTATGCTCAACCCACTTATCTACAGCTTGAGGAACAAGGAAGTGGCTGAGGCTCTCAGGAAACTCCTGGGGAGGTGTCCCTGTCGTGGGGGGCAGGGGTAG